ttaatataatactagtagtagaagtacctattaatataatactagtagtagaagtacctattaatataatactagtagtagaagtacctattaatataatactagtagtagaagtacctattaatataatactagtagtagaagtacctattaatataatactagtAGTAGAAGTACCTATAACCTCAAAAAGCTGCCTGTGGATTCCTTTATAACACCAAGACCATTGGCTTATTTTGAAAAGAGAAGATAAAATATGGAAGACTAAAGTACTACAATAATACTCCCACTGCAGATCTGAAAGGCAGAAAAATGACCTGATTTGACCCTGGCAGCCTGATAATGACCCCTGAACTTATTATTCGTATAATCCATGTCTGTCTTTGACTATCATCATGTTATCTATAACTTTTCCATcctaaaatacaacaaaaaataaaaaacatattcatTAACTTATATATTTGTCATTATATATCTAGTTTTTAGTACCTAATTATTTCCAAGCAGAAGTACTACGATCTTCCTCCTCCCCCTCCCCAATTTTTCTCAAACCCCCCGCCCCATTGCTTTATTTACCTGATTATCCGATACTTGCTCAAAGTAAAGGTGCGTTTCGTTGATGACATGCATTCTGCTGTAACCATAGTCCCTTGATCGGAAAGCATCCCAGTCCATCTTGCGTATTTTAAGCGGTGTTATTAGTTCCCGGTTTCCctacaaaaaacacaaaacattaCAGCCCTTATGCTAATTGTGGATTTAAATATGCAATTCATTTCCTTTGTAAGATGATACTTACAGGTGAACCGGTTATTATATGAACAGGTGCGCCAGGGTTAGTATATGGATTTTCGTAGCTTCCATTGTACACCTAAACAAATGCAAAGACTGACTGGTAAGAGAAGACTAGCAAAACTTGTTAAGACActatttcaaattcaaatatatacaaatacaaagaTGGAATAAAACTAATATGACTGtagtttaaaataaagttagttATTTCAATGGGAGGTGAGCAAAATATTCCATGTCTAAAGCTACTCTCACTAAGAAAGTAGCAATACCGTTGCAAAGTGACTGGTGAGAAAAGACTAGCAGAGCTTTCAAACACTACAATTGACTTGTATTAATACACTCACTGTATTATTATAGACTGGATACATTCGTTCATATGCATGTTCATGGCCATATATCTCAAGATCAACTCCTAGAATAaggaaaaaaatgtgaaaactgcaacattattgtgttttattatgtaaaaagatTACATCATATCTTTACTTACAATAagcatatacagtaatattacttaatttttttcttatgaaaattaaattaagaaattaaattgTCTACTTACCATACTTGTAAAATAGATCTTCAAAAGCTCCTCTTAtctaaaaataatcaaattcaGATTTATAGAAACAGAGCACGAAGAAAATTCACATAAAACTTAACTTTTAGAAATTAGGTCTTTAAAAATGTTCGTCTAAATATACTAAAACATAACCaaatatactaaaaaaatatatactaaacataacaaaatatattaccaAGGTTTCTCTTTTGTGACAATCCAGACCATAACCTGAACAATACATTGGCCTATGACCTATTGTGATGATCCATGGCTGGTTCTTGCGATTCTTATTAGCTTCCTGTTTGGGGgaataaaaaacaaactattaaaagtctaaataaatatagtattaCCAAATAAAGGTCTTTtcttgttattattatcatatactgtacattattttcaGTTTTGTTATTTCTTTTACTATGCATTGTTTAAGTATCCTGTACTTTTTTAATCACTGATTAAATTGTTTTCATGACAACATTTTAGTTTTGTttctgaattttttttaaatttatcattATTCTTGAATAACATTCAGATTATGGCGGACAAGTTGAGCATAAACTAATCACCTTTAGGTCTTGTTCAAGCCATTGAAACTGTTCATCAATGAGAAATTCACCATAATCTTGGTAGAAGATTACCTCAGTGGAGAACGATATAATATGAGCAGGACCTATGTTCCAACTACAACAAATAATTGATAGCACATTAACCACATGTTTTAACAAAACAAcaagattttgaaatagggatGTGGCAAGCctaataattgttaaacaaaGCACTAAACTTAAACTCATTttcttttgcattgtattttccAAGATTTAAACCGATGtatgaaataattgttttaaaactgaattgaaGATGTAAAGTACCTTACCTAAACCACAAGTTCTCAGTTTTTTCGTACATTGGCATAGTAAAACGATTCTTGTAATTGGAAAAATTACtgcaaataaatcaaaatatacaaattaattaagtGGGTTGAGCATTCATTGTACAGGTGTTAGTTCATAGGTCATTCATAGGTTCATATGTCAGAGGTGGACAACTTACTATTTTTGTTCATGGTTCCCAACACACGTCATGTACGGAACATAAGCGGCAATAGCTTCTATCTGACGCATAAAATCATTTCCTACCTTCCCGTTCCGGGAATCTAAGTCATATGCAATATCACCTAATTTAaggaaaagaaataaatacaaaaaatcaCATTGAATTTCAAGGATATATTCaacataaaatattcaaatcaatataaagctctgtctacactatcactagtttgacaaaaaaaatgtgatgtcatatcacttccatatttaaggatatcactatcatattttgtcaaactagtttgatagtgtagacagagctta
The window above is part of the Antedon mediterranea chromosome 10, ecAntMedi1.1, whole genome shotgun sequence genome. Proteins encoded here:
- the LOC140060427 gene encoding acid phosphatase type 7-like isoform X1, with the translated sequence MLIILLVFVNYFILSDCKADDVYPEQIHLSFTNKVNEMMVTWSTMIDTIPVVEYGQDLKLNKNATGMTTTFVDGGIMKRVQYIHRVKLTALEPDKAYFYHCGGPSGWSQIFWFHSQPIKSWSPKFAVYGDLGNANARSMMRLQRETQSGLYDAVLHVGDIAYDLDSRNGKVGNDFMRQIEAIAAYVPYMTCVGNHEQKYNFSNYKNRFTMPMYEKTENLWFSWNIGPAHIISFSTEVIFYQDYGEFLIDEQFQWLEQDLKEANKNRKNQPWIITIGHRPMYCSGYGLDCHKRETLIRGAFEDLFYKYGVDLEIYGHEHAYERMYPVYNNTVYNGSYENPYTNPGAPVHIITGSPGNRELITPLKIRKMDWDAFRSRDYGYSRMHVINETHLYFEQVSDNQDGKVIDNMMIVKDRHGLYE
- the LOC140060427 gene encoding acid phosphatase type 7-like isoform X2, which translates into the protein MLIILLVFVNYFILSDCKADDVYPEQIHLSFTNKVNEMMVTWSTMIDTIPVVEYGQDLKLNKNATGMTTTFVDGGIMKRVQYIHRVKLTALEPDKAYFYHCGGPSGWSQIFWFHSQPIKSWSPKFAVYGDLGNANARSMMRLQRETQSGLYDAVLHVGDIAYDLDSRNGKVGNDFMRQIEAIAAYVPYMTCVGNHEQKYNFSNYKNRFTMPMYEKTENLWFSWNIGPAHIISFSTEVIFYQDYGEFLIDEQFQWLEQDLKEANKNRKNQPWIITIGHRPMYCSGYGLDCHKRETLIRGAFEDLFYKYGVDLEIYGHEHAYERMYPVYNNTVYNGSYENPYTNPGAPVHIITGSPGNRELITPLKIRKMDWDAFRSRDYGYSRMHVINETHLYFEQVSDNQSTQ